A region from the Aegilops tauschii subsp. strangulata cultivar AL8/78 chromosome 5, Aet v6.0, whole genome shotgun sequence genome encodes:
- the LOC141022371 gene encoding uncharacterized protein, producing the protein MASGDTLDEFAGKLGGMAARYAALGSTLEDAALVKKLLDSVPDRLYAAVAGIEQFCDVSTMPFEEALGRLKAFDERLRRRGQAGGESADGQLMFTAAQWRARERQRGGARDDDDGARSEASGFGGNRKGRCYKCGERGHFKRDCPRWKKAPAPEHALLVDGDAEDAGLL; encoded by the coding sequence ATGGCGAGCGGCGACACGCTGGACGAGTTCGCCGGCAAGCTCGGTGGCATGGCGGCGCGTTACGCGGCGCTCGGCTCAACCCTGGAAGACGCCGCGCTGGTGAAGAAGCTGCTCGACTCCGTGCCGGACCGCCTGTACGCGGCGGTGGCCGGGATCGAGCAGTTTTGCGATGTGTCGACGATGCCGTTCGAGGAGGCGCTCGGGCGACTGAAAGCGTTCGACGAACGGCTCCGACGACGCGGGCAGGCAGGCGGCGAGAGCGCGGACGGGCAGCTGATGTTCACCGCGGCGCAATGGCGGGCGCGTGAACGACAGCGAGGCGGAGCTCGGGACGACGACGACGGGGCGCGCAGCGAGGCGTCGGGCTTCGGCGGCAACCGGAAGGGCCGGTGCTACAAGTGCGGCGAGCGGGGTCACTTCAAACGTGACTGCCCGCGGTGGAAGAAGGCGCCGGCGCCGGAGCATGCACTGCTGGTCGACGGGGACGCCGAGGACGCCGGGCTGCTCTGA
- the LOC109773897 gene encoding uncharacterized protein, whose product MEDFRDCLADCGLADLGFSGYPFTWDNKRDGQDNIQVRLDRATCNDGFLSTFPETTVEHILTEESDHQALLVHAVETAPQYGQGADIPFRYEEAWTRHEKYDEMVTQVWEAASQMDPRVPRLFYRILLSLSLLR is encoded by the exons ATGGAAGACTTCCGAGACTGCCTCGCCGACTGCGGCTTGGCGGATCTTGGATTCTCGGGATACCCATTCACATGGGATAATAAACGGGATGGTCAAGATAATATTCAGGTGCGGCTTGATCGAGCTACATGCAATGATGGTTTTCTGTCCACATTCCCGGAGACGACGGTCGAACATATATTGACGGAGGAGTCGGACCACCAAGCTCTCCTGGTGCATGCAGTGGAGACGGCTCCACAGTATGGTCAGGGAGCGGATATACCTTTTCGTTATGAGGAGGCTTGGACTCGCCACGAGAAATATGATGAGATGGTGACTCAAGTCTGGGAAGCTGCGA GTCAGATGGATCCCAGGGTGCCGAGGCTATTTTACAGAATATTGCTCAGCTTGTCACTCCTGAGATGA
- the LOC109773891 gene encoding coatomer subunit zeta-2 gives MGEFSKESCPSVKNILLLDSEGKRVAVKYFSDDWPNNASRLTFEKSIFTKTLKTNARSEAEITLLDGYIIVYKFVQDLHFFVTAGDDENELIIANVLQGFADSVGLLLRGDVEKRTALENLDLILLCIDEIIDGGIILETDANTIAGKVATNAADGSVPFSEQTISQALATAREHFARSLLK, from the exons ATGGGGGAATTCTCCAAG GAATCTTGCCCTTCTGTGAAGAACATTTTGCTACTGGATTCTGAGGGGAAGCGTGTTGCTGTGAAGTACTTCTCGGATGATTGGCCGAATAACGCATCTAGGTTGACCTTTGAGAAGTCCATTTTCACTAAAACTCTGAAGACAAATGCACGCTCCGAAG CTGAGATAACATTGCTTGATGGTTATATTATTGTTTACAAGTTTGTACAAGACCTTCACTTTTTCGTCACTGCCGGAGATGATGAAAATGAGCTCATCATAGCAAATGTGCTACAGGGTTTTGCTGATTCGGTCGGTCTTCTACTCAG GGGTGATGTTGAGAAGAGGACTGCACTTGAGAACTTGGACTTGATACTTCTCTGCATTGATGAGATTATTGATGGCGG cATAATTCTTGAAACAGATGCGAACACCATTGCGGGGAAGGTTGCAACCAATGCTGCTGATGGTTCTGTTCCCTTCTCTGAGCAG ACAATATCTCAAGCTCTGGCCACAGCCAGGGAACACTTTGCAAGATCTCTTCTGAAATGA